From Musa acuminata AAA Group cultivar baxijiao chromosome BXJ3-8, Cavendish_Baxijiao_AAA, whole genome shotgun sequence, one genomic window encodes:
- the LOC135645276 gene encoding probable protein phosphatase 2C 55 isoform X2 translates to MTCNQMLTITVQRERERDPFRISWAICQARPCEESWVTWHIEVGLRAVQPRLALSRSKLGRPESDFVELLTHWALGSVRLSKKPNKPASLSGFQRLNPKRRPSSCGPYSSLLRLLLPSRFLLSSGIAGSCALPSLLVDLWSRKKPSNRALKLLSGSCYLPHPDKEETGGEDAHFLWDEQAIGVADGVGGWANHGVDAGQYSRALMSHSVDAIEEESKGSIDPLRVLEKAYTRTKAEGSSTACIIALTDQGIRAVNLGDSGFIVVRDGCTIFRSPVQQHDFNFTYQLESNNASDLPSAAQVFSFPVESGDVIVAGTDGLFDNLYNSEITAVVVHGIRAGLGPQVMAQKIAALARQRAQDKNRQTPFSAAAQEAGYRYYGGKLDDITVIVSYITAFGNQAPSCLCT, encoded by the exons ATGACATGTAATCAAATGCTCACGATCActgttcagagagagagagagagagatcctttTCGGATTTCATGGGCGATATGCCAGGCCCGCCCGTGTGAGGAATCATGGGTGACGTGGCATATCGAGGTGGGTCTCAGGGCTGTTCAGCCGCGGCTCGCCTTAAGTAGATCCAAACTGGGACGGCCTGAGTCCGACTTTGTCGAACTGTTGACTCACTGGGCTTTGGGATCGGTTCGTCTCTCCAAGAAGCCCAACAAACCCGCCTCTCTATCCGGGTTTCAACGCCTAAACCCAAAGCGACGCCCTTCTTCTTGCGGTCCATACTCatctctcctccgcctcctcctcccttcAAGGTTTCTTCTCTCCTCAGGAATCGCTGGGAGCTgcgctcttccttctcttcttgtcGATCTGTGGTCGAG GAAAAAGCCAAGTAACAGAGCATTGAAACTACTTTCTGGATCGTGTTATTTGCCACACCCAGATAAGGAGGAAACTGGTGGTGAGGATGCTCATTTTTTATGGGACGAGCAGGCCATTGGTGTAGCAGATGGTGTTGGTGGGTGGGCCAATCATGGGGTTGATGCAGGCCAATATTCTAGAGCACTTATGTCACATTCAGTAGATGCAATTGAAGAAGAGTCCAAAGGGTCCATTGATCCATTAAGGGTGTTAGAGAAAGCTTATACAAGAACCAAAGCTGAAGGATCTTCAACAGCTTGCATTATTGCTCTCACAGATCAG GGCATTCGTGCTGTCAATCTTGGTGACAGTGGTTTCATAGTTGTTAGAGATGGATGCACTATCTTCCGGTCACCAGTGCAGCAACATGATTTTAATTTCACTTATCAACTTGAGAGCAACAATGCAAGTGATCTACCTAGTGCTGCCCAG GTATTCAGCTTCCCAGTGGAATCAGGTGATGTGATCGTTGCAGGAACAGATGGACTATTTGATAACTTGTACAACAGTGAGATCACAGCTGTTGTGGTTCACGGCATTAGGGCTGGTCTGGGACCTCAAGTGATGGCTCAGAAGATAGCTGCATTAGCTCGCCAACGAGCGCAGGACAAGAACAGGCAAACCCCGTTCTCGGCTGCTGCCCAAGAAGCTGGCTATAGATATTACGGAGGCAAGCTTGACGACATTACTGTCATCGTATCCTACATCACTGCCTTCGGCAACCAGGCCCCATCGTGTCTTTGTACATAA
- the LOC135645276 gene encoding probable protein phosphatase 2C 80 isoform X1, producing the protein MPATRISSNKLLRFSVELLFREGQTGLFQSHSFSSLVDSVQTFPIIDRYTSSQSIVGKLSRSVPFPSLAGSSCQSRIHNIGSLVSVFPQRSFIHFERDVTSTCTSLPGGATWAVRHDSRDTRGSFLRADAFFPNRSLDYWKRVCKTLRCKEVLGSYLVYNQFLSETIGKSLSCNFFAQGGIELFSLFFTSCTTGAAPVLSLDQSPREEQLDNPSSESDQKKPSNRALKLLSGSCYLPHPDKEETGGEDAHFLWDEQAIGVADGVGGWANHGVDAGQYSRALMSHSVDAIEEESKGSIDPLRVLEKAYTRTKAEGSSTACIIALTDQGIRAVNLGDSGFIVVRDGCTIFRSPVQQHDFNFTYQLESNNASDLPSAAQVFSFPVESGDVIVAGTDGLFDNLYNSEITAVVVHGIRAGLGPQVMAQKIAALARQRAQDKNRQTPFSAAAQEAGYRYYGGKLDDITVIVSYITAFGNQAPSCLCT; encoded by the exons ATGCCAGCTACACGTATCTCAAGCAACAAACTACTTCGATTCTCCGTAGAACTTCTTTTTCGAGAAGGCCAGACGGGCTTGTTTCAGTCACATTCATTCTCCAGTCTTGTTGACAGCGTTCAAACCTTTCCAATTATCGATCGCTATACATCATCACAGTCTATTGTCGGAAAACTGTCCCGATCGGTTCCTTTTCCTTCTTTGGCTGGTTCATCTTGTCAATCGCGTATACATAACATTGGTAGCCTGGTTTCCGTGTTCCCTCAGAGGTCATTTATCCATTTTGAGAGGGATGTGACATCCACTTGCACTTCTTTACCTGGTGGAGCTACATGGGCTGTCCGCCACGATAGTCGGGATACACGTGGTTCTTTCTTGAGAGCTGATGCTTTTTTCCCCAATAGAAGTCTCGATTACTGGAAAAGAGTATGCAAGACTCTGAGATGTAAAGAAGTTTTGGGCTCTTATTTGGTTTACAATCAGTTCTTGTCCGAGACAATTGGGAAAAGCTTGTCTTGTAATTTTTTTGCACAGGGTGGGATTGAGTTATTTTCATTATTCTTCACATCATGTACTACTGGAGCAGCTCCTGTCCTGTCTCTTGATCAGTCTCCACGTGAAGAGCAACTTGATAATCCTTCATCTGAGTCTGACCA GAAAAAGCCAAGTAACAGAGCATTGAAACTACTTTCTGGATCGTGTTATTTGCCACACCCAGATAAGGAGGAAACTGGTGGTGAGGATGCTCATTTTTTATGGGACGAGCAGGCCATTGGTGTAGCAGATGGTGTTGGTGGGTGGGCCAATCATGGGGTTGATGCAGGCCAATATTCTAGAGCACTTATGTCACATTCAGTAGATGCAATTGAAGAAGAGTCCAAAGGGTCCATTGATCCATTAAGGGTGTTAGAGAAAGCTTATACAAGAACCAAAGCTGAAGGATCTTCAACAGCTTGCATTATTGCTCTCACAGATCAG GGCATTCGTGCTGTCAATCTTGGTGACAGTGGTTTCATAGTTGTTAGAGATGGATGCACTATCTTCCGGTCACCAGTGCAGCAACATGATTTTAATTTCACTTATCAACTTGAGAGCAACAATGCAAGTGATCTACCTAGTGCTGCCCAG GTATTCAGCTTCCCAGTGGAATCAGGTGATGTGATCGTTGCAGGAACAGATGGACTATTTGATAACTTGTACAACAGTGAGATCACAGCTGTTGTGGTTCACGGCATTAGGGCTGGTCTGGGACCTCAAGTGATGGCTCAGAAGATAGCTGCATTAGCTCGCCAACGAGCGCAGGACAAGAACAGGCAAACCCCGTTCTCGGCTGCTGCCCAAGAAGCTGGCTATAGATATTACGGAGGCAAGCTTGACGACATTACTGTCATCGTATCCTACATCACTGCCTTCGGCAACCAGGCCCCATCGTGTCTTTGTACATAA